GCCGAGGGTCTCGACGACGGCGCGGCGCCGGCCGGGGACGTGTGTGTCGAGGTCGATGGAGCCGGTGCGGATGATCCAGAACCGGTCCGCGCGCGCCCCTTCGTTGAAGAGGCGCGTCCCCTGGGGGAAGGACACCTCCCGGGCGAGAGACATGAGCCGTTGCCGGTGCTGGACGGGGAGAGCGCGCAGCATGCTCGGGGTGTTCATGGCCGGCCTCCCGGTCAGGGTGTACGGGCTGACACCTCCAGCCTGTGGCGCCGACCCGGACCGGGCGAGGGGCCATTGGGGCCCGGAGCAGGGCCATCCGGCCCCGAGGCAGACGGCACCGGAGGGCCGCCGCCCCCGCGTCGGCATGAGCATCGTGCCTCCCTACCACGGGGCTCGCGCGGAAGCCCTCGCGGCTCCTGGGGGCTGCGGAGAACCGCCCCCTCGAACGAGCCGCTGGGAAGGGTGAGTCCTGGCGGCAGGCCAGCAGGTCCCGCGGCGACTCGGGGCCCACCGGTCACAGCCGGGGCCCCAGCCCTCACGCCGCCCGGCAGCCGCCCCTCGGTCACGAACGCCCGTAACGGGGCAGGGCGTCGAGGCCGGGTGCCGGCCGATGCCGCGGGCCGCACGGTCATGCGCGACACTCGGCCTGTCCTCCACCTGCCCGGTTCGCCGCCTCCGGCCCAACCGACCGCGGACGCAGGGACGTTCAGCCCAACGGATGCAGACCTTCGGCATCCGGCCGGCGTCGCAGATCGGGCGAGGGTGAGACGCGTCAAGGAGACGACGATGCGCACATCCCCGAAGTGATCACCCTCATCGCCGTGCACGAGCACTCTCACCGCGACCCGGACTTCCACCTGCCGGCCACGTTCCGCCGGCACCGGCCCGGCTCCGGCCCGGCAGCGGCGGAACGTCGTCCGCGACCACACCTGGCTGCACTGACCCCGCACACGGCGGGACGGCGGACCTCGCGCCGCCGCCGTCCCGCCGTGTGCGGGGCCCATCGTCCCCGCTGTGAGGACCAGCGGCCCCTGCTGTGCAGAACCCCGGAACACGACGCTGGAATCGGGTCCCCGCCGGACCCCGATCAGGAGGTGGAGAACATGCCCCGCACCATCACCGTCGGCCTCGACGGCTCACCCGAGAGCCGCGCCGCCGCGGAATGGGCGGCCCGCGAGGCGGAACTGCGCGGACTGCCGGTGAAGCTCGTCCAGGTCTGGGAGCCCGTCCCGGAGCCCATCGCCCGGGCCCCGCTCCTCGGTGCCGAGACGCACCAGCACTGGACCGAGAGGATTCCCCGCGAGTCCGGCGAGGGCCTGCGACTGCGCCACCCCGGAATCGTGGTGACCACCGAGCAGCTCACCGGACGCCCCGCCGAAGCCCTGGTCGACGCGGCGGAGGACGCCGACATGCTCGTCCTCGGCTCACGCGGTCTGGGCGGGATCGGCGGCTTCCTGGTCGGCTCGGTCGGCCTCGCGGTCGTGGCGCACACCCGGCGGCCCGTCGTCCTGGTCCGCGCCGGCGAGCTGGCTGCGGACGAGCACGAGATGGATCCGGCAGGCATCCCGTCCGCGGCCACAGCCTTCCGTCCCGTCGTCCTCGGACTCGACGTCGCCGGCCCCGACGAGGCGCTGATCGGGTTCGCCTTCGAGGCCGCGGCGCGCCGCTCGGTGCCGCTGCGGGTCGTGCACGCCTGGAACCCGCCGCCCTACTACGCCTACGGCATGGCTCTGGAGCCCGCGGTCGAGCGGGAGATGGCGAAGGGCGACGCCGTAGTCCTGAGCGAGGTGCTGCGCCCCTGGCGGCAGAAGTACCCCGACGTCGAGGTCGTCGAGCAGTCGCGCTACGGCAGCCCCTCGCTCGTCCTGGTCGACGCCTCCCACGAGGCCTCCCTGGTCGTCGTCGGCCGCCGCATCCGCCGCTCCTCCGCCGGCGCGCACATCGGCACCGTCACCCACGCCGTCCTGCACCACTCCACCGCGCCCGTCGCCGTCGTCGCCCACGACTGAGCTCACGGCAGAGGAGAGAGCAGATCATGAAGGCAGCGGTCGTACGAGCGCTCGGCGAGCCCCTGGTCATCGAGGAGCGCCCCGACCCCGAACCCGGCCCCGGCCAGGTCCGCGTCCGCGTCGAGGCGTCCGGGCTGTGCCACACCGACATCCACGCCGCCCAGGGCGACTGGCCCGTCAAGCCGACCCCACCGTTCGTACCCGGCCACGAGGGAGTGGGCCTCGTGGAGAAGCTCGGCGCCGGCGTCACCCACCTGTCCGTCGGCCAGCGGGTCGCCGTGCCATGGCTCGGCAGGGCGTGCGGGCGGTGCGAGCACTGCCTGTCCGGCTGGGAGACGCTGTGCGAGCAGCAGATCAACACCGGGTACGGCTGCGACGGCGGACACGCCGAGAAGATGCTGGCCTGGGCCGGCTTCGCCCAGCCGGTCCCCGAGGGCGTCACCCCGTTCGACGCGGCCCCCCTGACCTGCGCCGGCGTCACCACGTACAAGGCCCTCAAGGTCGCCGGCGTCCGGCCCGCCCAGCTCGTCGCGATCTCCGGCGTCGGCGGCCTCGGCCACCTCGCCCTGCAGTACGCCAAGATCGCCGGGGCCACCGTCGCGGCCATCGACGTCACCGACGACAAGCTCGAACTCGCCGCGGAACTCGGCGCCGACCTCGTCATCGACGCCCGCAAGCAGGACGTCGGCAAGGAACTGAAGAAGCACGGCGGCGCCCATGCCGCGATCGCCCTCGCGGTCAGCCCTGCCGCCTTCGAGGCCGTCAACTCCGGCCTCCGGCGCGGCGGCAAGCTCGTCATGGTCGCCCTGCCCGCGCGCGGCACGATCCAGGTCCCGATCTTCGACACCGTTCTGAACGGCACTTCGGTGATCGGCTCGATCGTCGGCACGCGGCAGGATCTCGGCGAGGTCTTCCAGCTCCACGCCGCCGGCCGCACCAAGGTCGTCTACGAGACCCGCCCGCTCGCCTCCGTGAACGAGTCCATCGACGCCGTGCTGCGCGGCGACGTCAAGGCCCGCATCGTCTTCGACCTCGACGCGGAAAGGTGAGCACGATGGAAGTGCCCCTGGTCGTCGGCGTCGATGGCTCCGAGCCCAGCCTGCGCGCCGTCGACTGGGCGGCCGACGAGGCCGCCCTGCGCGATCTGCCGCTGCGCCTCGTGTACGCCTCGCTGTGGGAACGGTACGAAGGCACCGCACTCGCGGACGATCCCGTCAAGCCCTCGGACCAACTGATGGCTGAGGACATCGTCGAGACCGCCGCACGCCGGGTCCGCACCCGACGGCCCGACGTGAAGGTCACCACCGACGTGCTGCCCGAGGAACCCGAGTACGCACTGGTCCGGGAGAGCCGCGGTGCCGCTGCCGTGGTGCTGGGCTCTCGGGGCCGGAGCAGCCTGGCCGAGGCGCTGCTCGGCTCCGTCAGCGTCACGGTGGCCGGCCACGCGCACTGCCCGGTGATCGTGTTGCGCGGCAGCCACGACAACCGGGCCATACCCGGCAGGCACGGCCGTATCGTCGTGGGTGTCGGCGACGAGCCGGCGGACGCGGCGGCGGTGCGTTTCGCCGTCGAGGAGGCACGGCTCCGAGGCGTGCCCCTGGAGGCCGTACGGGCCTGGCGCTGCCCAGCGCACGAGACGGCCGGCCACCCCCTGCCGGCGGGCGAACCGGCCCGGCTGCACGAGGAGAAGGCCGCGGAGGTGCTGGGAGCGGCTCTGCGGGACGTCCCGGCGGCCGGCGTCGAGGCACACCGCCGTACCGCCGAGGGCCACGCCCGCCAGGTCCTGCTCGGCGCCTCGGCCGACGCCGGCCTGCTTGTCGTCGGGGCCCGGCGCCGCGAGGGCCACTACGGCCTGCAACTGGGTCGCGTCGCCCACGCGGTGCTGCACCACGCCGTCTGCCCCGTCGCCGTCGTACCGCACCGGGAGTGAGCGCGATGACGGGCTTATGGAGCCCTGAGCGACAACCAGCCGGCAGCCGTAGGTAGCCGCTGGAACCCCGTCAACGAGAACGGCGTAGCTCCCGGGCGATCCGGGCCAGGTTCACTCCGTATCCGACGCCGAAGGCGTGCGGAGTGAAGAAGGCGTCGTTGCCGGGGTCCCAGTACTCGCGGGCGATCTTCTGCAGTGTGGGCCGCCGGAAGTCGTACGGAAGCCCGACGACGCGCCCTGTCCAGGTGCGCGCGTCCGGGGGTTTGCGCAGTTCCTTCGCCACGGCTGCAGCGACGACCGCGCCGGCGGCAAAGAGCACCACGTTCTTCTGCAGTGGCCTGTTCATGGTCAGACGCTACGCGGCGCCCGGGCACGCGGCCAGGGCCATGGCCCGGCGAGCACCGTACCTGCCGACACGCTGGCGCCGCGTCTCACGACGTGCCGCGGAGGCCTTCCCAGGGTCGGGTGAGCGCGTAGGGTGACAGTGAAGGTGCGGTGACGACGGCGTCGGGCGGCGCCGGGAGGAATCTCACCATGGTGCACGACCCGTCCCATGACAGCCCGCGGTCCGGGGCCTTCCCGGCCGACGAGGCGTGGCAAGCGGCCCGGGACGGAGCAACCGCACAGGCGTCGCAGCTCGTTCTCGACCCACAACGGCTGCGGCAGTTGCTCGGGACGGTTGTGGCGCTGAGCGGCGACATGGACGCCCGCACCGTGCTGCACCGCATCGTGGAAGCGGCCGCCCATCTCGTCGGCGCTCGCTACGGGGCCTTGGGCGTGCTCTCGGCGCGCGGCACGATAACCGACCTGATCACCGTCGGCATCGACGACCCGCACCTGTGCGCTGCCCTGGGCCTGCCGCAGGGCCATGGGCTGCTGCACGCCATGGTGGGCGACCGGCAGCCGTTGCGGGTGGCGGATGTGGCCGCGCATCCTCGCGCCGCAGGCTTTCCTGCCGGGCATCCGGTCATGCGGACCTTGCTGGGCGTTCCGCTGATGGTGCGCGGCACCGT
This genomic interval from Streptomyces sp. NBC_00557 contains the following:
- a CDS encoding universal stress protein; amino-acid sequence: MPRTITVGLDGSPESRAAAEWAAREAELRGLPVKLVQVWEPVPEPIARAPLLGAETHQHWTERIPRESGEGLRLRHPGIVVTTEQLTGRPAEALVDAAEDADMLVLGSRGLGGIGGFLVGSVGLAVVAHTRRPVVLVRAGELAADEHEMDPAGIPSAATAFRPVVLGLDVAGPDEALIGFAFEAAARRSVPLRVVHAWNPPPYYAYGMALEPAVEREMAKGDAVVLSEVLRPWRQKYPDVEVVEQSRYGSPSLVLVDASHEASLVVVGRRIRRSSAGAHIGTVTHAVLHHSTAPVAVVAHD
- a CDS encoding zinc-dependent alcohol dehydrogenase — protein: MKAAVVRALGEPLVIEERPDPEPGPGQVRVRVEASGLCHTDIHAAQGDWPVKPTPPFVPGHEGVGLVEKLGAGVTHLSVGQRVAVPWLGRACGRCEHCLSGWETLCEQQINTGYGCDGGHAEKMLAWAGFAQPVPEGVTPFDAAPLTCAGVTTYKALKVAGVRPAQLVAISGVGGLGHLALQYAKIAGATVAAIDVTDDKLELAAELGADLVIDARKQDVGKELKKHGGAHAAIALAVSPAAFEAVNSGLRRGGKLVMVALPARGTIQVPIFDTVLNGTSVIGSIVGTRQDLGEVFQLHAAGRTKVVYETRPLASVNESIDAVLRGDVKARIVFDLDAER
- a CDS encoding universal stress protein, which produces MEVPLVVGVDGSEPSLRAVDWAADEAALRDLPLRLVYASLWERYEGTALADDPVKPSDQLMAEDIVETAARRVRTRRPDVKVTTDVLPEEPEYALVRESRGAAAVVLGSRGRSSLAEALLGSVSVTVAGHAHCPVIVLRGSHDNRAIPGRHGRIVVGVGDEPADAAAVRFAVEEARLRGVPLEAVRAWRCPAHETAGHPLPAGEPARLHEEKAAEVLGAALRDVPAAGVEAHRRTAEGHARQVLLGASADAGLLVVGARRREGHYGLQLGRVAHAVLHHAVCPVAVVPHRE
- a CDS encoding DUF5808 domain-containing protein; amino-acid sequence: MNRPLQKNVVLFAAGAVVAAAVAKELRKPPDARTWTGRVVGLPYDFRRPTLQKIAREYWDPGNDAFFTPHAFGVGYGVNLARIARELRRSR